Part of the Mycolicibacterium mageritense genome is shown below.
CGCGCACCAGGGCAGCGGCTTCGCCGGCAGCGGTGCGCAGGATTCCGGCGGCGATCGCGTGCAGGTACAGCTGGACCAGGGCACCGCGGGCCCGGTCGACGCCGATTCTCGTGCCCAGCGCGAGCACCTCGTCGTCGGCCACCTCCACATCGGTGAAAATCGTGGTGCCGCTTCCGGTGTGGCGCTGGCCGACCCCGTCCCAATCGTCGGCGTGAGACACCCCGTGGCGATCCGCCGGCACCACGGCCGCGAGCGGTTCTCCGTTCTCGTTCTCCGCGGTCACCCGCAGATAGTCCGAGAACTGCGCGCCCGTGCTGTAGAACTTCCGTCCGGTCAGTCGCAGCCCGTCGGCCGCGCGCACCAATTTGGTGTCGTAGCTCTGTCCGCCCACGCGTTTGGTGCTCTGCTCCGAACTCACGCCGCCGATCAGGCGCCCTTCGGCGACCACCGCGAGCCACCGCTGCTTTGCGGGGGTCACCGGAACGCGCTGCAGTTCTTCGGCATTGGCGAAGTGCACGCGCAGGATGTGGGCCAGGTCCGGATCGGCGGCCGCGAGCGCGATCAGGAATTCGAAGAACTCGACGGCGCTGTAGCCGCCACCGCCCAGTTCAGTGGCCAACCGCACTGCGCCGAGCCGATGTTCGCGGACGAGCTGTAAGCCCAGGTTCGGCGGCTCGTGCCCGCCCTCGTCGAGCCGGCGGCGGTAATCCGTCGCGATCGCGTCGAGCACGTCCTGCAGGTCCGCTCCGCGGGGCGCGGCGATCTGCACGTCTTCAACAGTCATCGGTCGGTCGATCCTTTCTGCGGGCCAGCGGTCGCTGACTCGTCGATCCAGGTGTCGTAGAACCACGGCACCGAGTTGGCCGCGTTGGCGAAGCCCCGCACTCGGGGCGCCACCGCGAAGATCTGGGTGTCCTCCAACAACGGGATGGAGTAGGCGTTGTCGATGACGTAGTTGTTGTATTCCTCAAGCACTTTCAAACGCTGCGCCGGATCGGTCGCGCTGATCTGGGCGTGCAGCAGCCGGTCGATGTTCGGGTCGGCGCCGTCGAGCGCGTAGAGATCGCCGCCCTTGCTGTCGTAGTTCTGCCACAGCCGGACCGGGTCGGCGGTCGGCCAGCCGTTGCGGCGCAAGCCCACCGAGTCCTCGATACTGGCCGTCGGGTAGTTGGCGAAGTCGGTCTGGCGGATCACCAGTCGGATTCCGATGCGCCGGAGTTGGCGCTGGATCAGCTCGTACATGGGTTTGGCGGTGTGGTCGTAGACGTCGACGTAGATCTTCACCGCGAGTTCGTGGCCGTCCTTGATGCGGTAGCCGTCGCCGTTGAGGTGAGTCCACCCGGATGCCTCGAGCCGGCGGACCGCCTCGTCCGGGTCGTAGCGCACCGCGTCGCTGCGATCCGTGTAGCCGGGGAAGTTCTTGGTGACGATGTTCTGGGCGGGTTTCCAGTTGTCGGTGTAGAGGGTGTGCAGGATCTCGTTGCGGTCGATCCCGAATCCGATCGCCTTGCGGACGTTGATGTCTTTCATGAACGGAGCGGTCTGTCGGACGTCGAGCACGTTGGCCAGCCCGGGCGTCCGCAGCCCACGCACATCGAAACCTTCACGCGCGAGCAGACGTTCGTCGGGCGGCTGAGAGTAGCGGATCGCGTCGGCCTGCCCGGCGCGCAGAGCCCCGACCCGCACGCTGTCCTCGGTCACCGGGATGACGGTGATGCTGTCCAGATACGCCTCACCCTGATGCGGTGCGGTCGCCGGAGCCCAGTCGTAGCCGCGGCGCTTGGCGAGCACGACCTTCTTGTCCGGAATCTCGGAGACCGCGACGAACGGCCCGGAGCCGATCAGGTTGGTGACGACGGACTGCTTCTCCTTGCTCGCGTCGATCGTGGCGTCGGCGACCAGGCCCGAGGTGTTCAGCGACAGCACGGCGATGAACGGCGCGTAGGGTTCGGTCAGGGTGACGCGCACGGTGCGCCGCGGATTGTCGGCGGTGATCGAGTCGACCTTGGGGAAGTAGGTGTTGCGGGTTATGCCTTTGGCCTTGTCCCCGTTGGCTTCCCAGTCGAGGTTGCGCCGCACCGATTCGGCGTCGAGCGGTTGACCGTTGCTGTACGTGACGCCGTCGCGGATGGTGAATTCGTAGACGCGCTTCGAGCTGTCCACGGTCCAGCGCTCGGCGATCCACGGGACGAATTCGAAGGTCTTCGGATCCTGGTAGACGAGCCGGTCCAGCAGCTGGTCTTTGAGGAGGCTGTTCTGCCAGTAGCCGACCTGGATCTGCAGCGACGCGGGCGCTTCGGCGTCCAGATAGGTCAGGTCGCCGCCGCGATGACGGCTCGCGTCGTGCTGTTCCGGTGAACCGCAGCCGGCCAGGCCTGCCGTGAGCACCACCGCTGCCACGAGGGCCGCCGCCCGGCGCTGCACGCTCATGCCGCGCGGGCCGGTGCGCCGGGGATGGCGTCGAGCAGACGCCGGGTGTACGCAGCCGTCGGCGCAGTGAAAACGTCCACGGTCGGTCCGGTTTCCACCAGCCGCCCGTGTTCGAGCACGCTGACGTTGTCGGCGACCTGGCGGACCAGGCTGAGGTCGTGGGAGATGAACAGGTAGGTCAACGTCAGCTCGCGCTGCAGTTCGACCAGGAGCTCGACCACCTGCGCCTGCACGGTGACATCGAGTGCCGAGGTCGGTTCGTCGAGCACCAGGATGGGCGGATGCAGCACGAGAGCCCGCGCGAGAACGACCCGCTGCCGCTGTCCGCCCGATATCTCGCGCGGTTTGCGGTCGGCCAGACTGCCCGGAAGACCGACGCGGTCAAGCGCTTCGGCGACATCATGTCGTCTTTGCGCGCGTGACCCGATCCGGTTGATCCGCAACGGTTCGGCGATGGCGTCACCGATCGTGAACCGGGGATCCAGTGCCGCAAGCGGGTTCTGGTGGACCAACTGCAACGTCCGCGCCTGCGCGCGTTGCCGCGCCGGGTCGAACGGTGTGCGCGGGCCGCGACCGACACCGTCGACGACCACCTCGCCGGCATCGAAATCGGTCAGGCCTGCCAGCACCCGGGCCACCGTGGTCTTGCCGGAACCCGATTCACCGACGAGCGCATGGATCGATCCGGTACCGACGTCGAACGTCACCCGGTCCAGTGCCCGGGTCTCGCCGTACTGCTTCACCAGGTCACGGATCTCGAGGATCGGTTCGGCAGCGGGCTGCGGTGAATCCCACGACCGGGCGTACTTGTCCGGGGACAGGGCGGGCGCGTCGGCGATGAGCTGGCGGGTATAGGTGTCCTGCGGTGCCACCAAGACGTTTGCGGTCGAACCGGTCTCGCGCACCACGCCGTCGCGCAGCACGACCACCTGGTCGCTGTGCTGTTCGGCGAGGGCCAGATCGTGTGTGATGAACAGGACACCCAGCTGTCGTTCGCGCCGCAGCTCGTCGAGCAGTTCGAGAATGCGCTGCTGCACGGTGACATCGAGCGCCGACGTGGGTTCGTCGGCGATCAGCAATCGGGGCTCGCCGGCGACGGCGATCGCGATGAGCACCCGTTGCAGCTGGCCGCCCGAGAGTTGGTGCGGGTAGCTGCGGGCCCGCTTGCGCGGTTCGGGGATGCCGACACGGTCGAGCAGCTCGACGGCGCGTGCGTGGGCATCGCGGCGGTCCGCGATCCTGTGCACGACGAGCACTTCGGCGATCTGGTCGCCGATGCGCTTCATCGGATCCAGCGAGCCGAGCGGATCCTGCGGGACGAAACCGATGGTGGCACCGCGCAGCTCACGCCACTGGCGTTGCGGCAAGCCTGTCACCACTCGGTCGGCGACGTGGATCTCGCCTGCGGCCACCCGCCCGTTGTCGGGAAGCAGGCCTTGCGCGGCGCGCGCGATGGTCGACTTGCCCGAACCGGACTGCCCGACCAGCGCGACGACCTCACCGGCATTCACACCGAACGTGACGTCCCGCACCACCGAGCGTGTCCCGTAGTCGATGGTCAGCCCGGAGACTGTAAGCAACGCAGAAGAACTCATGTCAGCCGACCTTCTTTCTGATGATCTGGGCGAGGCGGGACAGGCTCATCACGGTCAGCACGATCGCGACGGACGGGAAGAACACCAAGCCCGGGGCGGAATTGATGTAGTTGCGCCCCTCCGAGATGAGCAATCCCCACTCCGGCTCCGGAGGTTGCGCCCCGTAGCCCAGGAAGCTCAACGAGGCGATGGCCAGTATCGCGGTGCCGAACTGCAGGGCAGCCAACGACAACACCGCCGAGTAGGAGTTGGGCAGCACATGGCGGAACAGCAGTGTCAGGTGACCGGCCCCGAGATGCTCGCTGGCCTCGACGAACGGCAGGTTGCGCGTGGCCAGTACCTCGGAACGGGCCAGCCGGGCGAACACCGCGATCGACGACACGCCGACCGCGATCGCCGCGTTCACCGTGCCGAAGCCGAGCGCCACGATGATCGTGATGGACAGCAGCAGGGTGGGAATCGACAGCAGCACATCGACGATCCGGCTGATGATGCTGTCGGTGGCGCGCCCGAAGTACGCGGCGAACAGACCCAGCGCGGTGCCGACGACCAGACCGATCACCACGGCGATGAACGACCCTGCGATGGTGGCCGCTGTGCCGGCAACGACCCGGCTCAGCAGGTCACGCCCGATGTAGTCGGTGCCGAACGGATGGGCGAGGCTCGGGCCCGCCAGCGGCAGCGCGGGATTCTCCTGCAGCGGATCGTAGGGGGCGATCACATCCGGCGCTGCGATCATCGCCGCGACGAGTACCAGGAATGCCAGCGGCACGGCATCCCACGCGCTGATCCCGCGCAGCCGGCCGATCCGGGGGATCTGCACCGAGGACGGCAGTACGCCCGTCGTGCTCATGCGCTCACCGCCGCGGCCCGGGGCGCCGACCGTTCGATCCGGGGGTCGATCAGCGGATAGAGCAGATCCACAGCGAGATTGACGATCACAAAGGTGGCCGAGACCGTGATCACGACCGCCTGGATGATCGGGGTGTCCTGGTTGCGCACCGCGGTCTCCGTGAGATAGCCGATGCCGGTGCGGTTGAAGATGGTTTCGGTGATGACGGAGCCGGCGAGCAGTTCGCCGACGGTGATCGCGACGATGGTCACGGTGGGGATGGATCCGTTCTTGAGGAGGTGGCCGAAAATTATCCGCTGGTCGCCAAGGCCTTTGGCGCGTAACACCTCGACGTAGGGTTGCCCGGCGGCGTTGCTCAACCCCTGGATCAACACTTGCGCGATCGGTGCGGCAACGGGCAGTGCGAGCGGCAACGCTGCCAGCACAGTCGATCGAAGACCCTCGTCACGCACTGCCGACACCCAGCCAAGCTGGAACGAGAAAAGCTGTAGTGCAACAAGACCCGTGACGAACACCGGGATGGACAGGAATGCCGGCGGCAGCGCCCGAGCGGCTTCCCGCACAGTCGGCCACGGTGCGAACACCGCGGCCAGCGCGATCGCGAAACCCAGCAGTGCGGCCAGGACGAACGCCACGCCGGCAAGGGCCAGCGTGGAGGGCAGTGCGTGGGCCAGCAGACGCGACACCGACTGGCCGCTGTTGAGCGAGAATCCGAGATCGCCTGTGAACAGCCGCTGTACCGAGACGCCGAACTGCACGACTGCCGGGTCGCTGAGGCGGTAGTAGTCCCGCAACACCTGGGCGTCCTGGTCGGAGATGGGGTTCTCGGGATTGGAGATCTGCTGCTCGATCGGATCGCCCGGCAGTACGTTGAGCACGAAAAATACTGCGGTGTAGGCCAGTACGATCACCACCGCTGACTGGGCGATACGCCGCAGCGTGAAACTCAACACGACTGCGAAGCTATTGCCCACTCGGGCGGACGACGAGAATTCGCACCTTTAGGAACTTTAAGCCGACAGTTCACTTGTACTTAAGCGTTACCGGCACCGGCATTTGGACTTCGGCTGATCGCAATAATTGTCTGATCCGGCGGTCGACGTAGCGTCGAATTCATGGCTGTCACATTGTCGGTCGGGGTGGAGGTGATCGGTGACGGGCTCACCGGGATTCCGGCACGGGGTATCGCAGATCTGGCCCGGCGGCTCGAAAGAGCGGGGGTGGCCTACTGGGTGATCGGCGCCGAGCGGGGCGAGGCCGGTGAGGAGCCCGCGACAAGCCTCGATGCGTCGCTCATCGCCACGATCGCGGCCCGGCACAGCTCCACCCTGGGCCTGGTCGTGGCCGCGGCCGGGCACCGAGACCACCCCTACAACCTGGCGCGCCGGCTGGTATCGGTCGACCACGCCGCACAGGGCCGGGTCGGCTGGCTCGCCCTCGACTTCGATCATCGCATCGCGCTCAATGCCGCGACCGACACCTGGACCGGCGCTGAACTCGACCCGGTGCACACCGCACACGCCATCACCGCGGTACGGACGCTGTGGCGCACGTGGCCGCTCGATTCGGTGGTGGGTGACCTGACCACCGGGGTCTTCGCCGACACGGCCCGCATCCGCCGAGCCGACGTGCATGAGGGTTACGCCATCTCGGGACCGCTGAACGTGCCCGGTTCGGTGCAGGGCGATCTTCCGGTGTGGCAGCAGGTGCCGCCGGGCACACCCGCACCGGGCGCGGACCTGGTGATTGTCGAGGACGGCGATCCCATCCCGGCAGACAGTGCCGCGGTGGTGCGACTGCGTGCGGCCGAGGGAATCGGTGCCGCACTCGACAGGATCGCCCGGTCCGGCGCGGCCTCCGGTGTGGTGTTGCGGCTGAAACCTTCTGCGCTGCAGGACGTGCTGGAGAAGGTCCTGCCCGATGCGCGCCGCCTCGGGGTCGTGGCGAGCCCCGGCGCGGGAACGCTGCGCGACCGGCTGGGCCTGCCGGTGCCGGCCTACCCGGACCTGTCCGATCACCCCGTTGTCTTCGATACTGCCCCGACCCCGGGAGGGCGACTGTGACCGAGCGTCAATTGATCCTCAACGTCAATGTGCTCAACGTCGGCATCCATACCGGTTCCTGGCAACGGAGCACAGAACCGCCCACGTCGTTCACCGATCCGGGCTACTACGCGCGTATGGGGCGGATCGCCGAACGGGGCAGGCTCGACGCGCTGTTCCTCGCCGACGGCCCGGCCCTGCGTGAGCATCCGGCGCTGCGGCCTTCGCAGGCGCTGGAACCCAGCGTCATCCTGGCGTCGGTCGCGGCCGAGACTGAGCACCTCGGCCTGATCGGGACGCTGTCCTCGACCTTCAACGACCCGGTCGAACTGGCTCACCGGATGCTGGCGCTCGACGAGCTCTCGGGTGGCCGGTCGGCCTGGAACGTCGTCACGACGTATTCACTGCCCGCGGGTGGCAATTTCGGCCTGGCCGATTACCCGGACCGCTCGACGCGTTACCGGCGCGCCGCCGAGTTCGTGGATGTGGTGCGGGCCCTGTGGCGCGACGCGGCCGACGCCAGCGGGCGCGGCATCGACCATCACGGCGAGTTCTTCACGGTCGTCGGGTCGCTGCCGCAGGGCCCGTCGCCGCAGGGCTATCCGCTGCTGGTGCAGGCGGGCGGGTCACCGCAGGGTAGGGAGCTGGCCGGGCGCATCGCCGACGCGGTCTTCAGCGCCGAGCTCGATCTCGGTGCGGGCATCGACCACTACCGGTACGTCAAGGATGTCGCCGTGGCCCACGGCCGCCGCCGGGGCGACGTCAAGATCCTGCCCGGGTTGATCACCACGATCGGCAGCGACCGGGCCGAAGCCGAGCGGCGCTACGAGGAGCAGAACGCCCTGCTGCCGACCGGCCACGATCTGGAACGGTTGTCGCAGGTGCTCGGCGAGGATCTGTCGGGGCTTCCGCTCGACGCGCCGGTGCCCGCGCGGCTGCTCGGCGAGGTCGCCGATCCGGCGAAATTCGGTGCATCGCTGGGCTTCCGGGAATCCATCGTCAGGCTCATCGAAACCGGACGGCTCACGCTGCGGCAGGCGGTGCGCGAGTTCAGCGGGGCCGGACACCGCGTGATCGTCGGGTCACCGGTGGACGTGGCCGACACGATCGAACACTGGTTCCTGGCCGGCGCGGCCGACGGGTTCAACCTCATGCCCGACGTGTTCCCCGACGGCCTGGAGGTCTTCGTCGACGAGGTGGTGCCGCTGCTGCAGGAACGCGGGATTTTCCGCACCCAGTACGCCGAATCGACACTGCGGGAGCGGTTCACGGGGCTGCCGTACCCGGTCGGTGCGTTGAGCCTGGTGCCCCGGCGCCTGGCGTAACAGCCGCGGGTACCTTGTTAGCGTGGACACCCCGGTAGCCGTCGTCACAGGAGCCAGCCGTGGCGCGGGGCGCGGAATCGCCGCGGCCCTGCTCTCCGACGGCTGGCGCGTCTACGGAACCGGCCGCACCGTGACCGACCTGGGGGAGCGCGGCATCGCGGTGCAACTCGACCATTCCGACGACGCGGCAGTCGGGGCGCTGTTCGAGCGGGTCGGCACCGAGGCCGGTCGGCTCGATCTGCTGGTCAACAACGCCGCCGCGATCCACGACGACCTGGTCAACCCGAAGCCGTTCTGGGAGAAGCCCATCGAGCTGGCCGATGTGCTCGACGTCGGCTTGCGGTCGGCGTACGTCGCATCGTGGTACGCCGCTCCGCTGCTGGTGGCGGGCGGGAAGGGGTTGATCGCGTTCACGTCGTCGCCCGGCTCGGTGTGCTACCTGCACGGCCCGGCGTACGGGGCCCAGAAGGCCGGTGTGGACAAGCTGGCCGCCGACATGGCGGTCGATTTCCGCGGCACCGGCGTCGCCACGGTGTCGATCTGGATGGGGATTCTGTTGACCGACAAGCTGCGGGCCGCGTTCGCTGGGCAACCCGATGCCTTGGCCAAGACCGCCGATCACGCCGAAACCCCGGAATTCACCGGGCATCTGATCAACGCGCTCTATCGCGACCCACAGCTCGCGGAGCTGTCCGGGCACACGGTGATCGGTGCCGAGCTCGCGGCGCGCTACGGCATCACCGATGCGGAGGGCCGGGTTCCGCCCTCGCACCGCGAGATGCTCGGAGCACCGCGCGAGCCCAGTGCGGTCGTGGTGCGCTGAGAGCTCCCACCGGCGTGTTGCCGATGCGAATTCTGCGTCGCTGACGCCGCCGAGAAACAGCACGTGACCTGCGACACAGTCGCAGCGTGTGGCGTTCGCTGCCGGATCGGCTCGCCGAAATGTGCCCGACTTCGCGGTGTCGCGCGCGGACAATGCCCCTATGCGCGAGAAAGGATTACTTCGACTCATGGCCATTGCCGGTGTAGTGGGCCTGGCGGCGTGCGGTAGCGCAACCGACACCGGCGACGAGCCGGTAGGGGCGCCGTCGATCACCGACGAGGCGTTCGGCCAGGTGGGCGGAACCCCGGTGACCCGCTACACGCTCGACAACGGGCGCGGCATGCGGGTACGAATCCTCAACTACGGCGGAATCATTCAGTCGATCGACGTGCCCGACCGCGACGGGACGGCCGGCAACGTAGTGCTCGGCTTCCCGGACCTGGACGGCTATCTCAACAACACCGGCGACGCCAAGACCTACTTCGGTGCGATCATCGGCCGCTACGGCAATCGAATCGCCAAGGGCGCCTTCTCGCTCAATGGTGCCAGACACCAGATACCCGTCAACAACAACGGCAACAGCCTGCACGGCGGCACGGCCGGCTTCGACTCGAAGGTATGGCGGGCAACGCCCGCGAACGCGAGCGACAGCGTCGGCCTCAAACTCGAATACGTCAGCCCCGCAGGTGAAATGGGCTATCCCGGAGCGCTGACCACGACCGTCACCTACACCGTGGATCGGGAAAACCAGCTGCGCATCGACTATCACGCGACCACCGATGCACCCACCGTCGTCAACCTGACCAACCACAGCTACTTCAACCTGGCCGGCGAGGATGCGCTGAACATCTACGACCAGAAGCTCACCATCAACGCCGACAGCTACACGCCGACCGATTCCACCCAGATCCCGACCGGTCAGATCACGCCCGTGAAAGACACCCCGTTCGACTTCACGTCCCCGACTCCGATCGGGGCCCGCATCACCGCAAACGACCCGCAGCTGCTGCTCGCCCACGGTTACGACCACAACTGGGTGATCAACCGCGGCAACGAAACCGGCCTGGTGCAGGCGGCCAAGGCCGAGGATCCACAGACCGGTCGTACCCTGACCGTGTCCACCACCGAACCCGGCGTGCAGGTCTACACATCCAACTTCCTCGAAGGGGCGTTCACCGGCACGAGCGGCCACAGTTACCGGCAAGGTGCGGGGTTCACGATGGAAACCCAGCACTTCCCGGACTCACCGAACCAGCCGAGTTTCCCGTCCACGACCCTCAACCCGGGGCAAAGCTACGATTCGACAACTGTTTTCGCCTTCGGCGTAGCCGTGTCGTGACTTACACGGTGACCGGGCCGACACCCCAGATGTCGTCGCAGTACTCGGTGATCGCCCGGTCGGAGGAGAACTTGCCGCTGCGCGCGGTGTTCCGGATCGACATCCGGGTCCACGCCGGGATGTCCTGCCACGCCACGCTCACCCGGTCCTGGCAGGCGACATAGGACTGGTAATCCGCCAGCACCAGGAACGGGTCGTCGTGGCGCAGGTTGTCGGCCAGGGGACGGAACACCTCGGTGTCACCGTGTGAGAAGGCGCCCGAGGCAATGAGATCCAGCACCGTCGCGAGTTCGGCGTCGGTGTAATCAGACGGGCGGTAGCCGCCGCGCTTGATCTCCTCGACCTCGTCGACGGTCAGGCCGAACAGGAAGAAGTTCTCGGCGCCTGCCTCGGTACGCATCTCGACATTGGCGCCGTCGAGGGTTCCGATGGTCAGTGCGCCGTTCATCATGAACTTCATGTTGCCGGTGCCCGACGCTTCCTTGCCCGCGGTCGAGATCTGCTCGGACAGGTCGGCAGCCGGGTAGATCAGATGCGCGTTCTGCACGTTGAAGTTCGGCACGAACGCCACCTTGAGGAACCGGTTGACATCGGGATCGTTGTTCACCGTCTCGCCGACGGCGTTGATCAGCTTGATGATTCGCTTCGCCAGGAAATAGCCGGGTGCGGCCTTCCCGCCGAAGATGAAGGCCCGCGGCGGGATCTCAAGGCCGGGATTCTGCTTGAGCCGGTGGTACAACGTGGCGATGTGCAGCACGTTGAGGTGCTGGCGCTTGTACTCGTGGATGCGCTTGACCTGAATGTCGAAGAGCCAGTCGGGATTCAGGTCCACGCCTGCCGAAGCCAGGATGTACTCGGCGAGCCTGGCCTTGTTGGCCCGCTTGACCGCACGCCAACGGTCCCCGAACGCGGGATCGTCGACGAACGACTCCAGGCCGCGCAACCTGACCGGATCCGACAGCCAGCCCTCGCCGATGGTGTCGTCGAGCAGTTCGCGCAAGCCCGGGTTGGCCAGCGCCAGGAACCGCCGCGGCGTCACACCGTTGGTCTTGTTGGAGAAGCGCTCCGGCCACATCTCGTAGAAGTCCTTGAGCACACTGGATTTCAGCAGCTCGGAGTGCAGCGCGGCGACGCCGTTGACGGCATGGCTGCCGACGGTGGCCAGGTGCGCCATCCGCACGCTCTTGCCGTTGTCCTCGCCGATCAGCGACATGCGCCGCAACCGGTCGGGGTCGCCGGGGAATTTCTCGGCCACCTCGTCGAGGAAACGTCGGTTGATCTCGTAGATGATCTCCAGATGCCGCGGCAAGGATTCGCCGAACATCGCCAGCGGCCAGGTCTCCAACGCCTCCGGGAGCAGGGTGTGGTTGGTGTACCCGAACGTCGCCACGGTGATGTCCCAGGCTTCGTCCCAGCCCAGTTGGCGCTCGTCGACCAGCAACCGCATCAGCTCGGCCACTCCGATGGACGGGTGAGTGTCGTTGAGCTGCAACGCGAACCGCTCGGGCAGCTCATGCACGGACACGTCGGCCAGGTCATCCATGATGTGCAGCACATGCTGCAGCGAGCACGACACGAAGAAGTACTGCTGGAGCAGGCGCAGGCGCTTGCCGACCTCGGGCTCGTCGTTGGGGTAGAGCACCTTGGTCACTGTCTCGGAGTTGACCTCGTCCTCGACGGCCTTGTAGTAGTCGCCGGTGTTGAACGCGTCCAACGCGAACGACTTGACGGCCCGGGCGCTCCACAGCGTCAGCACGTTGCACGTCTTCACGCCGTAGCCCTGGATCGGGGTGTCGTAGGCGACGCCTTTGAGCACCCGGCCTGGAACCCACCGGACCCGGTCGTGGCCGGCGTCATCGGTGTAGTGCTCGGCGTAGCCGCCCCAGTTGACCAGATAGCTCACATCGGGTTTGGCGATCTCCCAGGGGTTTCCGTTGTCGAGCCAGTTGTCGGTCTTCTCGACCTGCCAGCCGTCATGGATCTCCTGGTCGAAGATGCCGAATTCGTATCGGATGCCGTAGCCGATCGCGGGCCGCTCCAGCGTCGCAAGCGAATCGAGGTAGCACGCGGCGAGCCTGCCGAGGCCGCCATTGCCCAGCCCCGGTTCCTCTTCACAGGCCAGTACCTGGTCGAGATCCTGGCCCAACTCGGCCAGTGCGGCCCGGGCGGCCGACTCGATCTGCAGGTTCAGCAGATTGGCGCCCAGCTGCGGCCCCATCAGGAATTCGGCGGACAGGTAGCACGTGACCTTGCGGCCCAGGTCCAGGGACGTCTGCGTGGACGCCACGCGGTTGTTCTGCATCCGGTCGCGCACCGCAAGGGCGAGGGCCCGGTAGTAGTGCTCGGGCCGCAACGCCGCCGCGGGGCGCCCGATCGAGTAGCGCAGATGGTCCACGATGCCCCGGCGCAGCGCGTCGGCGGACAGTCCCGTGCGGCTGTGTTCGTGGGCGGGGGCGGGGCTGGCGGCGGCCGGGGCGACATCGGTCATGACGCGAAGCATGACAGGGTTGCGTGCACGCTTGGCGGGAGATTGGCGTCAGACAGGTGAACGACGGCTATATCGCCCTCAGATATCTGCCGGTCACGACGCGTTGCACGAGTCGGGTCGCCGGTCCGC
Proteins encoded:
- a CDS encoding aldose epimerase family protein yields the protein MAIAGVVGLAACGSATDTGDEPVGAPSITDEAFGQVGGTPVTRYTLDNGRGMRVRILNYGGIIQSIDVPDRDGTAGNVVLGFPDLDGYLNNTGDAKTYFGAIIGRYGNRIAKGAFSLNGARHQIPVNNNGNSLHGGTAGFDSKVWRATPANASDSVGLKLEYVSPAGEMGYPGALTTTVTYTVDRENQLRIDYHATTDAPTVVNLTNHSYFNLAGEDALNIYDQKLTINADSYTPTDSTQIPTGQITPVKDTPFDFTSPTPIGARITANDPQLLLAHGYDHNWVINRGNETGLVQAAKAEDPQTGRTLTVSTTEPGVQVYTSNFLEGAFTGTSGHSYRQGAGFTMETQHFPDSPNQPSFPSTTLNPGQSYDSTTVFAFGVAVS
- a CDS encoding SDR family NAD(P)-dependent oxidoreductase; amino-acid sequence: MDTPVAVVTGASRGAGRGIAAALLSDGWRVYGTGRTVTDLGERGIAVQLDHSDDAAVGALFERVGTEAGRLDLLVNNAAAIHDDLVNPKPFWEKPIELADVLDVGLRSAYVASWYAAPLLVAGGKGLIAFTSSPGSVCYLHGPAYGAQKAGVDKLAADMAVDFRGTGVATVSIWMGILLTDKLRAAFAGQPDALAKTADHAETPEFTGHLINALYRDPQLAELSGHTVIGAELAARYGITDAEGRVPPSHREMLGAPREPSAVVVR
- a CDS encoding glycogen/starch/alpha-glucan phosphorylase, translated to MTDVAPAAASPAPAHEHSRTGLSADALRRGIVDHLRYSIGRPAAALRPEHYYRALALAVRDRMQNNRVASTQTSLDLGRKVTCYLSAEFLMGPQLGANLLNLQIESAARAALAELGQDLDQVLACEEEPGLGNGGLGRLAACYLDSLATLERPAIGYGIRYEFGIFDQEIHDGWQVEKTDNWLDNGNPWEIAKPDVSYLVNWGGYAEHYTDDAGHDRVRWVPGRVLKGVAYDTPIQGYGVKTCNVLTLWSARAVKSFALDAFNTGDYYKAVEDEVNSETVTKVLYPNDEPEVGKRLRLLQQYFFVSCSLQHVLHIMDDLADVSVHELPERFALQLNDTHPSIGVAELMRLLVDERQLGWDEAWDITVATFGYTNHTLLPEALETWPLAMFGESLPRHLEIIYEINRRFLDEVAEKFPGDPDRLRRMSLIGEDNGKSVRMAHLATVGSHAVNGVAALHSELLKSSVLKDFYEMWPERFSNKTNGVTPRRFLALANPGLRELLDDTIGEGWLSDPVRLRGLESFVDDPAFGDRWRAVKRANKARLAEYILASAGVDLNPDWLFDIQVKRIHEYKRQHLNVLHIATLYHRLKQNPGLEIPPRAFIFGGKAAPGYFLAKRIIKLINAVGETVNNDPDVNRFLKVAFVPNFNVQNAHLIYPAADLSEQISTAGKEASGTGNMKFMMNGALTIGTLDGANVEMRTEAGAENFFLFGLTVDEVEEIKRGGYRPSDYTDAELATVLDLIASGAFSHGDTEVFRPLADNLRHDDPFLVLADYQSYVACQDRVSVAWQDIPAWTRMSIRNTARSGKFSSDRAITEYCDDIWGVGPVTV
- a CDS encoding NtaA/DmoA family FMN-dependent monooxygenase (This protein belongs to a clade of FMN-dependent monooxygenases, within a broader family of flavin-dependent oxidoreductases, the luciferase-like monooxygenase (LMM) family, some of whose members use coenzyme F420 rather than FMN.) — its product is MLNVGIHTGSWQRSTEPPTSFTDPGYYARMGRIAERGRLDALFLADGPALREHPALRPSQALEPSVILASVAAETEHLGLIGTLSSTFNDPVELAHRMLALDELSGGRSAWNVVTTYSLPAGGNFGLADYPDRSTRYRRAAEFVDVVRALWRDAADASGRGIDHHGEFFTVVGSLPQGPSPQGYPLLVQAGGSPQGRELAGRIADAVFSAELDLGAGIDHYRYVKDVAVAHGRRRGDVKILPGLITTIGSDRAEAERRYEEQNALLPTGHDLERLSQVLGEDLSGLPLDAPVPARLLGEVADPAKFGASLGFRESIVRLIETGRLTLRQAVREFSGAGHRVIVGSPVDVADTIEHWFLAGAADGFNLMPDVFPDGLEVFVDEVVPLLQERGIFRTQYAESTLRERFTGLPYPVGALSLVPRRLA